One region of Mangifera indica cultivar Alphonso chromosome 3, CATAS_Mindica_2.1, whole genome shotgun sequence genomic DNA includes:
- the LOC123210900 gene encoding type I inositol polyphosphate 5-phosphatase 4-like, producing MRDGSSKKSKLSWPKTLVKKWFNIKSKAEDFQADTVDYEGGGEDWRNNFSEREACTIKKSRTERSSRRNSDQVRRGKIDIDSAQVTDMHNYRIFVATWNVAGKPPPSYLSLEDWLHTSPPADIYVLGFQEIVPLNAGNVLGTENNGPARKWLALIRKTLNSLPGTSGGCHTPSPIPDPVVELDADFEGSTRQKASSFFQRRSFQSLSRSMRMDNDISMQQPRLDRRFSVCDRVIFGHRPSDYDPNFRWGSSDDENGPGDSPLPTQYSPITYSGSFSMEDRERPIGHSRYCLVASKQMVGIFLTVWVKSDLRDNVCNMKVSCVGRGLMGYLGNKGSISISMSLHQTSFCFVCSHLTSGQKEGDELRRNSDVMEILRKTRFPRVHGIGDENSPQTILEHDQIIWLGDLNYRIALSYRSAKALVEMRNWRALLENDQLRIEQRRGRVFNGWNEGKIYFPPTYKYSNNSDRYAGDDRHPKEKRRTPAWCDRILWYGRGLNQLSYVRGESRFSDHRPVYSIFLAEVESINRCRMKKSMSCSSARIEVEELLPHSHGYTELNFY from the exons GTGGTGGTGAAGATTGGAGGAACAACTTCTCTGAGAGAGAAGCATGCACTATTAAGAAAAGCAGAACAG AGAGATCCAGCCGGAGGAACTCTGATCAAGTACGGCGAGGAAAGATTGACATTGATTCCGCACAAGTCACAGATATGCATAACTATAG GATTTTTGTAGCTACATGGAATGTAGCTGGAAAACCCCCTCCGAGTTATTTGAGTCTTGAAGATTGGCTTCATACATCACCTCCTGCTGACATTTATGTTCTTGG GTTTCAAGAAATTGTTCCTTTAAATGCTGGTAATGTTTTGGGGACAGAAAATAATGGTCCAGCCAGAAAATGGTTAGCCCTTATTAGGAAGACACTCAATAGCCTTCCTGGTACTAGTGGAGGTTGCCATACCCCTTCACCCATCCCTGATCCAGTTGTGGAATTAGATGCAGACTTTGAGGGCTCAACAAGGCAGAAAGCCTCGTCTTTCTTCCAGCGACGGTCCTTTCAGTCCTTGAGCCGCAGCATGAGAATggataatgatatatcaatgcaGCAACCCAGACTAGATAGACGATTCAGTGTCTGTGATCGGGTTATCTTTGGACACAGGCCTAGTGATTATGATCCCAATTTCAGATGGGGTTCCTCTGATGATGAGAATGGTCCTGGGGATTCGCCACTTCCCACACAATACTCGCCAATAACTTATAGTGGATCTTTTTCCATGGAGGATAGAGAGAGACCTATTGGACATTCAAGGTACTGTTTGGTTGCCAGTAAGCAAATGGTTGGAATATTTCTTACAGTGTGGGTGAAGAGTGATCTAAGAGACAATGTTTGCAACATGAAAGTGTCATGTGTAGGCAGAGGGTTGATGGGTTATCTTGGAAACAAG GGTTCAATTTCAATTAGCATGTCATTGCATCAGACAAGCTTTTGCTTCGTCTGTAGTCATTTAACCTCTGGGCAGAAGGAGGGAGATGAGTTAAGAAGAAACTCTGACGTTATGGAGATCCTTAGAAAGACAAGGTTTCCCAGGGTTCATGGCATAGGAGATGAGAACTCCCCTCAAACAATTCTGGAGCATGA TCAAATCATATGGCTTGGGGATTTGAACTATCGGATTGCCCTTTCTTACCGTTCTGCAAAGGCTCTCGTGGAGATGCGCAATTGGAGAGCTTTGTTAGAGAATGACCAG CTTAGAATAGAGCAAAGGAGGGGTCGTGTCTTTAACGGATGGAATGAAGGAAAGATTTATTTCCCACCAACATACAAGTATTCAAATAATTCAGATAGATATGCTGGGGATGATAGGCACCCAAAGGAGAAACGAAGAACTCCTGCGTG GTGTGATCGTATATTATGGTATGGAAGAGGCCTCAATCAATTATCTTATGTTCGTGGGGAGTCCAGATTCTCAGATCATAGACCAGTTTATAGTATATTCTTAGCAGAGGTTGAGTCTATAAATCGTTGTCGAATGAAGAAAAGCATGAGTTGTTCCAGTGCTAGAATTGAAGTTGAAGAGCTTTTGCCACACTCACATGGATATACTGAACTCAATTTCTATTGA